Proteins found in one Vicia villosa cultivar HV-30 ecotype Madison, WI unplaced genomic scaffold, Vvil1.0 ctg.001667F_1_1, whole genome shotgun sequence genomic segment:
- the LOC131636211 gene encoding uncharacterized protein LOC131636211 encodes MGCYISGIRAVEMVGKNDDAIVVALEAMAQRENPSVFNGMYDPDCALTWLKEIKRIFHVMDCISEQKARYRTHMLVVKVDEWWLKTRQRFETTGEEITWAVFRREFLRKYYPEDVCGNKEIEFLKLKQGSMLVIVYAAKFGELAKFYQHYDGPTDEFLK; translated from the exons atggggtgttacattagtggtatcagagcag TTGAGATGGTTGGAAAGAATGAtgatgctattgttgttgcattggAGGCTATGGCTCAG AGAGAGAATCCATCTGTCTTCAATGGTATGTATGATCCTGATTGCGCATTGACCTGGTTAAAGGAGATTAAGAGAATCTTCCACGTGATGGATTGCATTTCTGAGCAAAAGGCTCGCTATAGGACTCACATGCTGGTAGTAAAAGTTGATGAGTGGTGGCTAAAGACTCGTCAGAGGTTTGAAACTACTGGTGAAGAgattacttgggctgtgttccGTAGGGAGTTCCTGAGAAAGTATTATCCTGAGGATGTTTGTGGCAACAAAGAAATTGAGTTCCTTAAGCTGAAACAAGGAAGTATGTTGGTTATTGTTTATGCTGCGAAGTTTGGCGAGCTGGCTAAGTTCTATCAGCATTATGATGGACCAACTGATGAATTTTTGAAGTGA